From the genome of Gemella haemolysans ATCC 10379:
GATAACAGCTTTGATTGGTAAATTAAACTTAGTCGCAAATTCATAATCACGCTCATCATGCGCAGGAACAGCCATAACAGCTCCAGTTCCGTAGCTTGCTAGAACGTAGTCAGCAATCCAAAGTTCTACTTTTTCACCATTTACAGGGTTAATCGCGTAAGCTCCTGTGAATACTCCTGTTTTATCTTTATTAAGGTCTGTTCTTTCAAGATCAGACTTACGTTTAACAATATCAAGATACTCCTCAACAGTAGCTCTTTGTTCTTCTGTAACGATTTCTTCTACAAGTTTGTGTTCAGGTGCAAGCACACAGTAAGATACACCAAATACAGTATCAGCACGTGTAGTGAATACTGTGAATGCTTTATCAGTTCCTTCAATTTTGAAATCAATCTCAGCACCAACAGATTTTCCAATCCAGTTACGTTGCATAGCCTTAAGACTTTCTGGCCAATCAAGAATATCTAAATCAGCAAGAAGTTTTTCAGCGTAATCAGTAATTTTTAGTACCCATTGACGCATTGGACGGCGCTCTACAGGGTGTCCTCCACGCTCAGATTTACCATCGATAACCTCTTCATTAGAAAGTACTGTTCCCAATGCCGGACACCAGTTAACAGGCATTTCATCAACATAAGCAAGTCCTTTTTCATAAAGTTTTTTGAAAATCCATTGTGTCCATTTGTAGTAGTTAGGATCTGTTGTATTTACTTCACGATCCCAATCATAAGAAAATCCTAATTCTTTAATTTGACGACGGAACGTGTCGATATTAGTTTTAGTAAAATCTCTTGGGTCATTACCAGTATCTAATGCATATTGCTCAGCAGGTAATCCGAATGCATCCCATCCCATTGGATGAAGTACATTGTATCCATTCGCTCTTTTATATCTACTTAAGATATCAGTAGCCGTATACCCCTCTGGGTGACCTACGTGAAGTCCAGCTCCTGATGGATATGGGAACATATCCAATGCAAAAAATTTCTCTTTCGTATGATCATCTAATGTTTTGAATGTTTTATTTTCATCCCAATATTTTTGCCATTTTTTTTCTATAACTCTGTGGTTATACACCATAATTTAAGCACACTCCTTTGCTTTCAAGTTCTCTAAGTTATAGTATACCAATTTTAACGATTTTTAGCAACAACTGTTATAATTTAGGGTAAAAATAAATAAATATAACAATATTATCTTTATTATTTTAGTATAAAGCTGTCGCTATGCTATCTTATAAATTTAAAATTTCAAACAAAAACGACACAGAAAATTAGATTTCTTAAAATCAATATTCCTGCATCGTTCTATTCTATTATCCTATTGCTACGAATGATCCACCGATGTTAGTGTCGTAAGGATCTGTACTTCTTTGGTTCCAAATAGTATTGATATCATACCATTTACCTGTATTGTATGAACTATCTGGATCCATTGCTTTAGTTTTTCCATTGCTATATCCACTTAAAATAATAGCGTGAGTCAATCTACCTTTAGCGAAAATACCATTTCCTACAGTCGCAAACACAGGTTTACCGCTTTGTAGTGCTGCAATAAGTTGTTCTCTAGTTGTAATAACTGTGTGTTTGTATCCATAAGCGTTAATCGCATAAACAGCACCTTTACCTGATGTCCCTAATTCACTAACATTCATCTCGTTAGTGTTGTTGTAGATTGTATCTGCTACAGCTGTTGGAAGAACTTTTTGTCCTAATCCATTAAATACCATAGCTAATGATGTTGGTACACATCCAGTTTGTGCCATAGTACCAAGACCATATCTCTTATGACCCCAACGATAATCTCCTTGATAATATTGAGGCATATTTAAAGCAGCAGTGTTTTGGTCCGCTTTTGCGTAGTCAGGTACCCATTTTCCACTAGAATCTACGTAGTAGCGTCCATTATCTACCCACGCACTCTTAGCCATTTTACCATCAGCTCCTAGCCAGTAATTTCCTACCCACTTATTACGGGCTAATGAACCATCTTTTTCATAGTAATACCAGTTTCCACCGTTACGTTTTTGCCATCCTAGTTCATCATTAATGATAACTTTTTTCTTGATTGATGGATCTTTTTTACCAGACTTATCTACGTAGAAATGATCGTTGTCTACCCAGTTATCTGTTACCATTTTACCATCTTTCCCTACCCAGTAAGTATCACCAATCCATTTATTACGTGCTACTTCACCGTTGTCATAGTAGTACCATGCGTTATCTTCTTTTTTCCAACCTTGTTTCTTCTCTGCTGGTTTTGATTCTTCTGGCTTCTTAGCATCTTTTACCCATGCTCCGTTTGCACCTACGTAGTAACGTCCGTTATCTACCCATGCGCTTGTCGCCATTTTACCATCAGCTCCAACCCAGTATATGCTACTGATCCATTTGTTACGAGCTAATGTTCCATTTTCGAAGTAATACCAAGTGTTTCCTTCTTTCAACCAACCTTGTTTCTTCTCTACAGATTTTGGTGCTTCTGGCTTCTTAGCGTCTTTTACCCATGCTCCGTTTGCACCTACATAGTAACGTCCATTGTCTACCCATGCGCTTGTCGCCATTTTTCCGTCAGCTCCAAGCCAGTAGCTTCCTATCCAGGCATTTCTAACGATTTGCCCTTGGTGATAGAAGTACCATGCTCCACCACTTTGAACCCAACCTTGTTTTTGTGCTACGGCTGGTTTCGGTGTTACAGGTTTAGCTGCTGCTGGTTTTTGAGCACCTTTTACCCATGCTCCGTTTGCATCTACGTAATAACGTCCGTTATCCACCCATGCATTTGTTACCATTTTACCATCTGCACCTAGCCAATAGTTTCCTGCCCAAGCGTTTCTTGTTAATGCTCCATTTTGATTATAGAAGTACCAAGCATTTCCAGTCTTAACCCATCCTTGTGCTGCTAGTGCATCACTACTAGCTACTGTATTTACAGCGATTGGTGTAGCTAATACTGTTAATACTCCTAATCCTAATTTTAATCTATTTTTTATCATAATATATTCACCTCAAAAAATTCCACATTTATTTAAATTGCATTACTTATTTTACAATAATTAATACTTTATTTCAAGAAATTATAAGTTATTTTTCTTATTATTTTAAAAGTAAAGAAGTTGCCAATTCATCGACACCTTCTTTACTTAATTATCTATTTATAGTATTCTACAATTCCGTCAACAATTCCATCAGCAAGTTTTTCTTGATACTCATTAGTCTTAATTTTATTTACTTCCTCTTGATTGTCTATGAATCCTAATTCAACTAAGATTGATGGAATAGATGTTTCACGAAGTACAGCGAATGATGCGCGTTTCACACCTCTATCATATGCACCAGTTTTGTAAAGTAGATTTTGTTGAATTTTATTAGCTAATTTTCTACTTTTTTCTATTCTTTCGGGACTATTATGATTATCTTTATTAATCTCAGGTTCATATCCTTGTTCATGTTTATAATAATAAGTTTCTATACCATAAGCCGTTCCTCTTCCTCCAGCATTAAAATGAATACTTAAAAACATGTCCGCATTAGATTTATTTGCTTGATCTGCACGACTTACTAATCCTACATCTTTATCTGTGTTTCTACTTGTTAATACTGTATAACCTAAAGAAGCAAGTCTACTACTTACTTTATTATATACGCTAAGAGTTAAATCTTTTTCTCTGACACCATTTTCAACTGCTCCCGAGTCGCTTCCACCATGTCCAGGATCCAAGAAAATAGCACGTTTTGTATTTTTATCTCTCGATGCATCTTTTACCCATACTCCATCTGCCCCTACATAGTAACGATTATTATCTACCCAGCTGTTTGTTGACATTCTTCCATCAGCTCCTAGCCAGTAATTTCCTGCCCATTTATTTCGTGCTAATGTCCCATCTGTGTTGTAGTAGTACCATGTATTAGAGTCTTTTACCCAACCTTGTTTCTTCTCTTCTGGATGTCTAGCATCTTTTATCCATGCCCCATTTGTTCCTACGTAGTAACGATTATTATCTACCCAGCTGTTTGTCGCCATTCTTCCATCAGCTCCTAGCCAGTAATTTCCTACCCATTTATTTCGTGCTAATGTCCCATCTGTGTTGTAGTAGTACCATGTATTAGATTCTTTTATCCAACCTTGTTTCTTCTCTTCTGGTTTTTGAGCATTTCTTACCCACTCACCATTACTTCCCACATAATAACGTCCGTTATCTACCCAGCTGTTTGTTGACATTCTTCCATCAGCACCTAACCAGTAATTTCCTGCCCATTTATTTCGTGCTAATGTCCCATCTGTGTTGTAGTAGTACCATGTGTTAGAGTCTTTTACCCAACCTTGTTTCTTCTCTTCTGGTTTTTGAGCATTTCTTACCCACTCACCATTACTTCCCACATAGTAACGTCCGTTATCTACCCATGAGCTTGTTGACATTCTTCCATCTGCACCTAACCAGTAGTTTCCTACCCATGCATTTATAACTACATTTCCTTGGTAATAGTAGTACCAAGCTCCTCCACTTTGTACCCAACCTTGTTTTTGTGCTACAGCTGGTTTTTGAACACCTTTTACCCATGCTCCGTTTGCATCTACGTAATAACGTCCGTTATCCACCCATGCATTTGTTACCATTTTCCCATCGGCACCTAACCAGTAGTTTCCTGCCCAAGCGTTTCTAGCCAATACTCCATTTTGATTATAGAAGTACCAAGCATTTCCAGTCTTAACCCATCCTTGTGCTGCTAATGCATCACTACTAGCTACTGTGTTTACTGCGATTGGTGTAGCTAATACCGTTAATACTCCCAATCCTAATTTTAATTTATTCACTTTCATGATAGTTCCTCTTAATTTCTTCTAAAATAATTCTATTTACATAAATACATGTTTTACTATTTTATTATAAAATTAATAATTTTTCAAAAGAATACCACAGTTGTAACATAATCTTAATATTAGTCACATATTTATTGACACTTACATATACTTCCGATAAAATGAATATATAAAATTATAGGAAGGACTCGTTTTTTTACGAGAAAATTACACTATGACTGAAAAAATACTAGTAACTGGTGGAGCTGGATTTATCGGGTCTCACACTTGTATAGAATTATTAAACAATGGAAATGAAGTAGTTGTCGTGGACAACTTATATAACGCAAATAAAAAAAGTTTAGAAGTAGTAGAAAGAGTTACAGGAAAAAAAGTAACATTCTATGAAGCTGATATTCGTGATGAAGCAAAATTAGACGAAATCTTTGAAAAAGAAGGTAACATCTTTGGAGTTATTCACTTCGCTGGATTAAAAGCTGTAGGTGAATCTTGCCAATTACCTCTAAAATACTACGATAACAACGTAGCAGGAACTACAACACTATGCCGCGTTATGGAAAAACACAACTGTAAGAACATTATCTTCAGTTCTTCAGCTACAGTATATGGAGATCCTCATGCATTACCAATTAAAGAAGATTTCCCATTATCTGTAACTAACCCATACGGACGTACTAAACTAATCTTAGAAGAAATTTTAGGAGATGTTTATGCAGCTGATAGTGAATGGAATGTTGTATTACTACGTTACTTCAACCCAATCGGAGCACACGAATGTGGAGATATCGGAGAAGATCCAACAGGAATTCCAAATAACCTACTTCCATACGTAATGCAAGTAGCTGTTGGTAAATTAGAGAAAGTTAATGTCTTCGGTGATGACTTCGATACACATGATGGTACTGGAGTTCGTGATTACATCCACGTAGTAGACTTAGCTCGTGGTCACGTTGCTGCCCTTAAAAAATTAGAAAAAGGTAGCGGACTTTCTAAGTATAACCTAGGAACAGGAGTAGGATACTCTGTATTAGATATTATTAAGAGTGCTTCTGCTGCTGTTGGTCGTGACTTACCTTACGTTATCGCACCACGTCGTGCAGGAGATATCGCTGCATGTTATGCAGATGCTTCAAAAGCTAAAGAAGAACTTGGTTGGGAAGCACAATACGATGTAAAACGTATGTGTGAAGACTCATGGAGATGGCAAAGTAAACATCCAAATGGATTTGCTGACTAAAACCTATTAATAAATATTATAAAAAATACTCGGGGTTGGATTTTTCCAACTCCGAATTTATTTTATAATCATAAATTTTTAAACTAATAAAAATAAAAAGCAAGACTGTGAATTTCTTCACAAACTTGCTTTTATTTATATACTACCATAAATGGACCACCCGCAGAATTGTCCTCTAGTTCCATACTACGTTGATCCCAAATATCATCAACGTTGTACCATTTATTCGTTCTTTCTGGATTATCTGGATCAATCGCAAGAGTTTTACCATTTTGGTAACCACTTAGAACTATCGCATGCGTGCTATAACCTTTTACAAAAATCCCATGACCTACAGCACCATAGACAATATTTCCATTTTGCAATGCAGCTTTTAGATCATCTTTAGAATTAACAACACGATAGTTACATCCCCAGTGTTCAATAGCTGCAACAGCTCCAAGACTAGAAGTCCCTGTGAACAACGTATTCATCTCCATAGATGTATCATAAATATAATCAGCAACCTGAACAGGTGTAACATTCTCCTTTAGACCAGAAATAATCATCGATAACGATGTAGGCACGCAACCTGTAGTCTTCATATTAGAGATTCCATATCTCTTAGAACTCCATCTCGCATCCGCTTGATAATATTGTGGAAGTTTTACAGGTTTTACGAAATCTTTAGATTTTTCATCGTAAAGATGACTTATACTATCTTCATTTGAGAAATACTCCCATTTACCTTGCTGATCTTTTATCCAATCAGCCTTAACATGTCCTGTTCCAGTTAGTAATAAGCTACCTACTAGAAAAACACCTATACTCTTTTTCATAAACCTGTCACCTCCATTTTTTCTAATAATTTCACTTTAAATTATACTATTTTTAATCAATAAAAACAAATGAGAGGAACTCAAAAATCGTAATTTCATAAAAATAAATTTTTTGAGCCACTACCATCATCTTATCTTTTATCTTTTATAATATTCCTTCTTCCAGCTAAAGCCTTTAACTAATCCAACTAAAGTTCCTAAACCATAACTGAAATGAACTAAAAATAGTAAGATTGGAATTAACAACATCGTTGCGTTGAATTTATTATTAATAATAGTCATCAATGTAACGAGAATTGTAAATAATCCATAAGCAACCGCAAGAAGTACAGTGAATAACTTCGTCATCGGCAGCATCAATAAACTAAAAATTATTCCTAAAACAAATACAAAAGGAACGAAATGGAAGATAGAGAAGGCCTTAGGATAAACATGACTTACCTTACCAATCCAATATCCGTTCGAATATTTTTGTTTCAACATTCTATTTACTGTAGGTCTCGTATATTGGTACGATAGTATATCATTGCTATAACGAATCTTATAACCATTTTTTCTAATTCGATAATGCAGTTCATTATCTTCAACACGACCTACTTTTTCATCCAGTAATCCAATCTTATCAAATATTTCCTTTTTGTACATTCCTTGGAAAACTGAACTTACATAACGTCTAGAAGTCTGTTTACGATAATTCGCTATTCCACTACCGAACATATTTTCCTCGACCAATAATAATGTTTTACTTAAATTATCTTCATTCTCAATAATATTAGGTCGCGGTCCTCCACAAACATCTTCTCCACTCTCAATAACTTTAACATTATTCTCAATAAAGTTCTCGGTAATATGTGAATGACAGTCTACTTTAAGAATACATTCTCCTCTTGCAGCTTTTATACCCACATTCATACCAGCTGACAATATTACCTTAGGATTTTTCAATAATACTACATCGTAAAAATCATGATTACTAGCTTTGAAATCTTCTAATATCTTCCAGCTTTTATCTTTTGACATCCCATCTATAAATATTAACTCTATCTTGCTGTGATCATATGTCTGATTTTTAAAATCTTCTATTAATCTTGGTAAAAACTTTTCCTCATTTAAAAGTCCGATTACAACCGAAACTAACATAATTATCTCCTTTATCAAAAAGGAAGCTAGATTAACATACTAACCTAGCCCTTC
Proteins encoded in this window:
- a CDS encoding C39 family peptidase, coding for MIKNRLKLGLGVLTVLATPIAVNTVASSDALAAQGWVKTGNAWYFYNQNGALTRNAWAGNYWLGADGKMVTNAWVDNGRYYVDANGAWVKGAQKPAAAKPVTPKPAVAQKQGWVQSGGAWYFYHQGQIVRNAWIGSYWLGADGKMATSAWVDNGRYYVGANGAWVKDAKKPEAPKSVEKKQGWLKEGNTWYYFENGTLARNKWISSIYWVGADGKMATSAWVDNGRYYVGANGAWVKDAKKPEESKPAEKKQGWKKEDNAWYYYDNGEVARNKWIGDTYWVGKDGKMVTDNWVDNDHFYVDKSGKKDPSIKKKVIINDELGWQKRNGGNWYYYEKDGSLARNKWVGNYWLGADGKMAKSAWVDNGRYYVDSSGKWVPDYAKADQNTAALNMPQYYQGDYRWGHKRYGLGTMAQTGCVPTSLAMVFNGLGQKVLPTAVADTIYNNTNEMNVSELGTSGKGAVYAINAYGYKHTVITTREQLIAALQSGKPVFATVGNGIFAKGRLTHAIILSGYSNGKTKAMDPDSSYNTGKWYDINTIWNQRSTDPYDTNIGGSFVAIG
- a CDS encoding N-acetylmuramoyl-L-alanine amidase, coding for MKVNKLKLGLGVLTVLATPIAVNTVASSDALAAQGWVKTGNAWYFYNQNGVLARNAWAGNYWLGADGKMVTNAWVDNGRYYVDANGAWVKGVQKPAVAQKQGWVQSGGAWYYYYQGNVVINAWVGNYWLGADGRMSTSSWVDNGRYYVGSNGEWVRNAQKPEEKKQGWVKDSNTWYYYNTDGTLARNKWAGNYWLGADGRMSTNSWVDNGRYYVGSNGEWVRNAQKPEEKKQGWIKESNTWYYYNTDGTLARNKWVGNYWLGADGRMATNSWVDNNRYYVGTNGAWIKDARHPEEKKQGWVKDSNTWYYYNTDGTLARNKWAGNYWLGADGRMSTNSWVDNNRYYVGADGVWVKDASRDKNTKRAIFLDPGHGGSDSGAVENGVREKDLTLSVYNKVSSRLASLGYTVLTSRNTDKDVGLVSRADQANKSNADMFLSIHFNAGGRGTAYGIETYYYKHEQGYEPEINKDNHNSPERIEKSRKLANKIQQNLLYKTGAYDRGVKRASFAVLRETSIPSILVELGFIDNQEEVNKIKTNEYQEKLADGIVDGIVEYYK
- the galE gene encoding UDP-glucose 4-epimerase GalE translates to MTEKILVTGGAGFIGSHTCIELLNNGNEVVVVDNLYNANKKSLEVVERVTGKKVTFYEADIRDEAKLDEIFEKEGNIFGVIHFAGLKAVGESCQLPLKYYDNNVAGTTTLCRVMEKHNCKNIIFSSSATVYGDPHALPIKEDFPLSVTNPYGRTKLILEEILGDVYAADSEWNVVLLRYFNPIGAHECGDIGEDPTGIPNNLLPYVMQVAVGKLEKVNVFGDDFDTHDGTGVRDYIHVVDLARGHVAALKKLEKGSGLSKYNLGTGVGYSVLDIIKSASAAVGRDLPYVIAPRRAGDIAACYADASKAKEELGWEAQYDVKRMCEDSWRWQSKHPNGFAD
- a CDS encoding C39 family peptidase — its product is MKKSIGVFLVGSLLLTGTGHVKADWIKDQQGKWEYFSNEDSISHLYDEKSKDFVKPVKLPQYYQADARWSSKRYGISNMKTTGCVPTSLSMIISGLKENVTPVQVADYIYDTSMEMNTLFTGTSSLGAVAAIEHWGCNYRVVNSKDDLKAALQNGNIVYGAVGHGIFVKGYSTHAIVLSGYQNGKTLAIDPDNPERTNKWYNVDDIWDQRSMELEDNSAGGPFMVVYK
- a CDS encoding glycosyltransferase family 2 protein, translated to MLVSVVIGLLNEEKFLPRLIEDFKNQTYDHSKIELIFIDGMSKDKSWKILEDFKASNHDFYDVVLLKNPKVILSAGMNVGIKAARGECILKVDCHSHITENFIENNVKVIESGEDVCGGPRPNIIENEDNLSKTLLLVEENMFGSGIANYRKQTSRRYVSSVFQGMYKKEIFDKIGLLDEKVGRVEDNELHYRIRKNGYKIRYSNDILSYQYTRPTVNRMLKQKYSNGYWIGKVSHVYPKAFSIFHFVPFVFVLGIIFSLLMLPMTKLFTVLLAVAYGLFTILVTLMTIINNKFNATMLLIPILLFLVHFSYGLGTLVGLVKGFSWKKEYYKR